Proteins co-encoded in one Euleptes europaea isolate rEulEur1 chromosome 1, rEulEur1.hap1, whole genome shotgun sequence genomic window:
- the LRRC59 gene encoding leucine-rich repeat-containing protein 59, with amino-acid sequence MAKSGGKGVNLKDKLEGNELDLSLCDLNEVPVKELAGLPKATVLDLSCNNLTSLPSDFCSLTHLVKLDLSKNQLQQLPTDFGRLVNLQHLDLLNNRLVILPVSFAQLKNLKWLDLKDNPLDPTLAKVAGDCLDEKQCKQAAIRVLQYVKSIQSELDRERQRKLQAERELEKRREAEQRAREAQERELRKREKAEEKERRRREYDALKAAKQEIDKHRKKENGENPKLSVSHSSKQHQHKRSWYGILLKMLLFLLLSALSTLAICNFTDLQHKSVCLSVNMLYEDALATVQSHRILRNVLQPNSQQ; translated from the exons ATGGCAAAATCCGGAGGAAAAGGAGTGAATCTGAAGGACAAACTGGAAGGCAATGAGTTGGACTTAAGCTTGTGTGACTTGAATGAGGTGCCAGTTAAAGAGCTG GCAGGGCTTCCAAAGGCTACTGTTTTGGACCTGTCCTGTAACAACCTCACCTCTTTACCA TCAGACTTCTGCAGTTTAACCCACTTGGTGAAATTGGACCTGAGTAAAAATCAACTTCAGCAGCTGCCCACGGACTTTGGTCGTTTGGTTAACTTGCAACACCTAGACCTTCTGAACAATCGATTAGTTATCTTGCCAGTTAGTTTTGCACAACTCAAG AACCTGAAGTGGCTGGATCTGAAAGACAACCCACTGGATCCCACACTGGCTAAGGTAGCTGGGGATTGCTTGGATGAAAAGCAGTGTAAACAGGCTGCTATTAGG GTTCTGCAGTATGTGAAATCTATCCAATCTGAGCTGGATCGTGAGAGGCAGCGAAAGCTACAAGCAGAGCGAG AACTAGAGAAGAGACGTGAAGCAGAGCAACGAGCAAGGGAGGCCCAAGAGCGGGAACTGAGGAAGAGGGAAAAGGCAGAGGAGAAGGAACGCAGGAGAAGGGAATATGATGCTCTGAAAGCTGCAAAGCAGGAAATAGATAaacatagaaagaaagaaaatggtgaGAATCCAA aactCTCAGTTTCCCATTCATCAAAGCAACATCAACACAAACGTTCTTGGTATGGGATCCTGCTGAAGATGCTGCTGTTCCTGCTGCTAAGCGCCCTCAGTACTTTGGCCATTTGCAACTTCACAGATCTGCAGCACAAGTCTGTGTGCCTCAGCGTCAACATGCTCTACGAAGACGCACTTGCCACTGTGCAGAGTCACAGAATCCTGCGGAACGTCCTGCAGCCAAACTCACAGCAGTGA